DNA sequence from the Thermogemmatispora onikobensis genome:
CGCGTCGCCTGATGCTCAACGAGGGATTGGACGCCACCAGCACCGCCTTCCGCGTCGGCTATCAGGACGTCTCGCACTTTAACCGCGACTACCGAAGCCTCTTCGGGCAGCCGCCCGCGCGCGATATCCAGCAGCTGCGCCAGCAGCTGGAGAGCCTGGCTGTGGCTATCAAAACCGACTGATGGTAGCAAACGGCCAACCAGTCAGCGCTTCCCTAGCAGGAGCAGGGCCAGGGAAGAGGTCGGCAGACGAGAGAGGCCACTGCCTCCACCAGTGAGAAGAGGGCTGCTGCGTCCTGACCAGGGCGGGGCGCCCCTGGCTGGCCACTTCTGGTCGCAGCAGCAGTCAGTCAGGGGATGCCACACGCCCGCAAAGCCAGACTTAGCGTGCGGAGATATCAGACTGCAGCCGCCGCCAGGCCAGGCGCGCCTCCTCGACCGAAGCCTCATCCTCAATGGTCGAGACATCACCAGGGTCGCGCCCCAGGGTGACGGCCCGCAGCACACGACGCATGATCTTGCCGCTGCGTGTCTTGGGCAACATATTGACAAAATTCAGCTCGCCGATCACGGCCACCGGACCCAGCTCCGTGCGCACTGTTTTGAGCAGCTCCTGCTTTAGCTCCTCGGATGGCTCGTAGTCCTGCTTGAGGACGACGAAGGCCACAATGACCTCGCCGCGCAGCTCATCGGGGCGCCCGGTGACACCAGCCTCCGCAACGGCAGGATGTTTGAGGAAAGCGGTCTCGACCTCGATGGTGCCAATACGATGGCCAGCGATCTTAATGATCTCATCGGCGCGCCCGGCAAACCAGACGTAGCCATCCTCGTCGACATGAGCGGAGTCGCCGGTGTAGTAGACGCCGGGCAAGATACCCCAGTAATCGCGCGCATAGCGCTCTGGATCACCCCAGAGCGTTGGGATCAGGCCGGGGAAGGGGCGCGTGATGACCATGACGCCTTTTTCCCCGGGACCAAGCGGTGTGCCGTCAAGCGGCGAGACGACGCGGGCCTCGATGCCGGGCAGAGGTATGGTGGCAGAACCCGGCTTGATCGGGAGCATGCCCAGGCCATAGGGATTACCAAAGATCGGACCGCCGGTCTCTGTCTGCCACATGTGATCGATGACGGGAACACGATTGCGCAGGACGGTCTCCTGCAGCCAGGACCAGGCCGGAGCGTTGAGAACCTCACCGGCACAAAAGACGCGATCCAGCGTGGAGAGATCATAGCGTCGCGGCGGCTCTGCGCCATATTTCATGAGCAGACGGACGGCGGTGGGAGAGGTGAAGATGCCGCTGACGGCAAATTCTTCGACGGTCTGCCAGAGGACATCGGGCGTAGGATAGTCAAGTGCTCCCTCAAAGGCCAGGGTGGTGGCGCCAGCGATGAGTGGGGCGTAGACAATGTAGCTGTGCCCGACCACCCAACCGATGTCTGAAGTGGACCACCAGACGTCGGTCGGCTTGAGACCGAAGACCCATTGGCCCATACTATGAATGTGCACCTGGTAGCCGCCATGCATGTGGACCGCAAGCTTGGGTTTGGCAGTTGTGCCCGAGGTAGCCAGAATATAGGCCGGCTCGTTAGCCTCAAGGGGAAGATAGCTGCCGCTTTGGCCATTGGCCTGGGCCAGAAATTCCTGCCAGGAGAGGTCACGCCCGGCCTGCATAGTCACCGGCTGACTACCACGCTGTAAGACCACAACGTGCTCGACGCTGCCGTTGCCGGAGGCCAGAGCGGCGTCAACGATCTCTTTGAGGTTGGTCTCTTTGCCTTTGCGATAGGTGATATCGGCGGTGAAGACCAGGCGCGAGCCGCTGGCTTCGATGCGATCGCGCAGGGCCTGGGCCCCGAAGCCGGCGAAGACGACAAGGTGAATGGCACCGATACGCACGGCGGCGAGCATGAGCATGATGGCCTCGGGGAAGGTCGGCAGATAGATAGTAATACGGTCCCCCCGCTGGATGCCCAGACCGCGCAGGGCAGCAGCCAGCCGCTCAACCTCGTGCAGGAGCTGGGCATAGGTGTAGAGGCGACGCTCGCCGCGCTCATTCAAATAAATGAGGGCCGTGTGGCCGCCCCAGCCACGCTTGACATGCTGATCCAGGGCACTATAGGAGAGGTTCGTTTCCCCGCCGATGAACCAGCGGAAGGTCGGCGGGGTCCACTCAAAGGTGCGATCCCAGTGCCGAAACCAGGGGAGCTGCTCCGCTGCCTTGCTCCAGAAGGCTTCCGGGTTCTCGCGCGCCTCCTCTAGCCAGCGCTCGATAACAGGGGTGATCAGCTTCATAGACTGGCCGCCTTTCTCTTCTTCGAGGACGAACATCCGTGGCAGACGTGGCCCGGTCGGTCAATAGTCCGGTGGCCCGCGAGCCTCTCTGATTCGCATTGTAACCCATGAGCCAGGGATCTGCAAAGAGACGAGCAGCGCTTTGTTCGCTCATGGCTGGCACGGGCACACCAGGGAACGGCATTACTCGTGCGCCGCGCCTGATCACCTCTGCTACGACCCTTCCCCCGGCTTGTTCTCGCCCCCCGCCAGGGGCTTATGTCCCCAGACCGTGAGCAGGTTCCAAAGTGCGCAAAAATCCTCTTGCTGCATCAGCCGCTACAATTCACCTGCGTTCCCCTGGTCAATCGGATAGATACTTTCCGATCCTTCCATACCGCACCTACTCCTTACTCCGGCTCATCTCTCACGGTCTTTGGGCCACCGGGACCGGGCAAAGCAAGGCCGCCTGCTTCCTCTCCCACGGCTATCGACCTGCTTCGGCCCTGCTGCAGAGAGTCGCCCACTGGTCAGGCAGGCACACAGGCGCGCTCACTTTGCCCTGCCCGCTACCAGCAAGAAAACGGGTAGCTGTTAGCCCTCTACTTCCGCGCGAGGCTGAGCCCCCTCTTCTTTCGTCTCTGGCTCATCCGCATTTGCGGCCAGCGGTTTGCGTCCCCAGACCGTCACCAGAGGCCAGAGCGCGCAGAAATCGTCTTGCTGCATCTCAGCCACGGCCTGCTGATACAAGCGCTCCAGCTCTGCCTTCGTCGCAACCCCCATCTTCACCAGGAAAGGTTGGATCAACTCAAACCCAAGCAGATAGTCTTTGAAAACAGCATAGTGGGCCTCTGTACCAACTGACCACTCGATGATACTCGATCGTACCTGCACACCTTCAAAGCCCGCCTGCCTTACCAGACGTGGCAGGACGGGCGTGATCCCCATACGGCGCCCATTCGGCGAGAAGCTCTGACCCGCACGCTTGAAGGCCTCATAGATCAGCCCCCAATACTGCTCGGTAGCAAGGCTACTACACCACGGGCCTTCAGTCTCAGTCAGGCGCACGATGCCGCCCGGCTTGAGCAGCCGGTAGCACTCCGCCAGCAGCTTCGGCCAGGCCCCCGGCAACATGAAGGCACACATCAATCGTGCATTGATTAAATCAAAGGAGCCGTCTTCGAAGGCCAGCGGCTCCATCACATTCATCACCTCAAAGTGCGCATTCTCCAGCCCCCTCGACCAGGCTTGCGCCCGCGCATACTCGATCACCTGCCGGCTGATATCTACCCCAATCACTTCCGCCTTCGGATAGCGAAAGGCCAGCTCTAAGGCCCATCCTCCCGGCCCACATGCCAGGTCCAGCACTCTCCCCCGCTCCGGCAGCGCGATCCCTGGTTCGGGCAACAGCCCCCCCATCCCCTCCGTCAGCAGCCGATCCTGCTGCATCAGCCGCGCCAATTCACCTGCGTTCTCCGGGTCAATCGGATAGGTATTTTCCGGTTCGGCCATTAACCATGCTCCTTGCTCAACCTCATGTTCACCTGGCGTCCAGATCAGTGTGATCACCACCGCCTCTGGCGCTTCTTCTTCAAGTGTACCAGGAGTCGACCGCGCAGCGGAAGGGAGACAGTAACAATACTACCGATCCGGTAAGCATCGGCAGGCTGAGCTAACCAGCAAGCGACCCTCACTACAGAATCCGACCCTATCCCTCGTCACCTGTCCACTCTCATCATGCACTGCTTTCACGGCAAGCAGCTCCTCTTTGGAGCTTCGATCTTCCTGGCCTCACCTCAAGTGGAGGCCGGGAAGATCGAAGCAGTGCCATCCCATCACTCAGCCATCCGTCCTGTCGAGGTCTGATCCAGACAGAGCCTGCTCCGGCTCCGCTTGCGTCTCACTCATGACTGGCCAGAGGCTTATAGCCCCAGACAGTCAACAAATGCCAGAGCGCGCAGAAATCGTCTTGCTGCATCTCAGCCACGGCCTGCTGATACAAGCGCTCCAGCTCCTCCCTGGTCGCCACTCCCACTTTCACCAGGAAAGGCTGAACCAGCTCCAGGCCGAGCAGATAGTCCTTAAAGACGGGATAGTGGGCCTCCGTTCCCATCGACCACTCGACGACCGTGGCGCGCAGCCGCACCTGCTCAAAGCCCGCCTTCCTCACCAGGCGCGGCAGGACGGGCGTGATCCCTAAGTGGCGCCCATCCGCCGAGAAGCTTTGACCAGCCCGCTTCAGCGCTTGTGCCACCAGAGAAGCAAAGCGCTCATAGGCTGGACTGGTCGTCAGGGGTGCCTCGGTTTCTGTCAGGCGCACGACGCCACCTGGCTTGAGCAACCGGTCGCACTCCGCCAGCAGCTTCGGCCAGGCCCCCGGCAACATGAAGCCAGCGAGCAAGCGCCCGTTGATTAAATCAAAGGAGCCGTCTTCGAAGGCCAGCGGCTCCATCACATTCATCACCTCAAAGTGCGCATTCTCCAGCCCCCTCGACCAGGCTTGCGCCCGCGCATACTCGATCACCTGCCGGCTGATATCTACCCCAATCACTTCCGCCTTCGGATAGTGAAAGGCCAGCTCTAAGGCCCATCCTCCCGGCCCACATGCCAGATCCAGCACTCTCCCCCGCTCCGGCAGCCTGATCCCTGGTTCGGGCAACAGCCCCCCCATCCCTTCCGTCAGCAGCCGATCCTGCTGCATCAGCCGCGCCAACTCGCCCGCGTTCTCCGGGTCAATCGGATAGCTATTCTCTGGTTCGGCCATTGACTGTGCTCCTTGCTTCGTCCTGGTTTCACCTGGCATTCAGATAAGCACTACTGGGACAGCCCCGAGCGCTTCTTTCTCAAGTGTACCAGCAGCAGACCATGCAATGGAAGAGAGACAGTTACAATGCGAACGATCCGGCGCTGCTGCGCATCACAGGGCCGGCCAGGCGGTGCCTGCCACAGACCAGAGCAGGCGCCATCGAGCAGAGCAAAGTCTCCGGCTCACACTGTCACAAATGGGGGTTGCCCCCCGTCTGCTTTGTGTCATCAGCAAAGATCACCCCTGTTCGGGAGGAAAATAAGATGCAGACAGATATCGCAATCGTCGGTGGTGGTCTGACAGGACTGACCGCCGCCACTTACCTGGCGCGGGCCGGCCTGCAGGTAACCGTCTTTGAAAAAGCAGCCAACCTCGGCGGGCGGGCCGCCACCCAGGTTCATCAAGGCTACAGCCTGAACCGTGGGGGCCACGCCCTCTATAGCGGAGGCGCGGCGACCCGCGTCCTGCGCGAGCTGGGCATCAGCTTCCACGCCGGCTCACCGCGCGGCGTTCAGGCCCTCTTCCAGGAGCGCTTTTTTGCCTACCCGGGAGACGCCGTCAGCTTCCTGAGCACGACCTTGCTCAACGGAGCCGAGAAAGTGGAGCTACTGAGACTCCTGACCAGACTGGCGATTCTCAAACCACGCCGTCTGGCCGCCGAGAGCGCCCACGCCTGGATCGATGCCCACACCAGGCACACACGTGTACGCCAGCTTCTGCTTGCCACAGCCCGTACGCTGACCTACAGCGGGAATCTAGATCTGATCAGTATGGAGGCTGTGGTCACTCAGCTGCAGCTTTCATTGAAACGACCCGTGCTCTACATCGATGGGGGCTGGCAGACCCTGGTCGCAGAGCTGCGCCGCGCCGCCGAGCAGGCTGGGGCTCATCTCCAGCCCGGGACGCGCGTCGCGACAGTCCTCCAGGATAACGGGCGCGTTCGTGGCCTTGAGCTGGGCGACGGGAGCCTGTACGAGGCGCAGGCCGTGCTCCTGGCGACTGAACCAGCCGACGTCGCGCGCCTGGTAGCTGATCCTCTGTTGAAACAGCGTCTGGCAGCTCTGACGCCGCTGCCTGTGGCCTGTCTCGACGTCGCTCTGCAGCGCCTGCCACATCCCGAGCGGCCAGTTTCCCTGGACCTTGATCAGCCGCGCTTCTACTCGGCCCAATCGCTCTTTGCTCGCGTTGCGCCTGCCGGCGGAGCAGTATTGCACGCTGTCCGCTACCTTGACCCGACAGACCCTGGCGAGGCCCGAGAGCACGAGCGCGAGCTAGAGGCGCTGCTCGACCTTGCACAACCGGGCTGGCGCGATCTGGTGGTCAAGCGCTTCTTCCTGCCCCATCTGCCGGTCATGGGGGCCGTGCCGAGCGCCAGCCGTCACGGCTTTGCAGGGCGCCCAGAGCCACAAGTGGAGCACATCGGAGGTCTCTACCTGGCAGGAGACTGGGTCGGCCATGAGGGCTATCTCACCGACGCTTGCTTTGCCAGCGCCCGTCGGGCGGCGCAGCTGCTGCTCGCCTGGCTAGGTCGGCGAGCAGCAGCCCGTCACGTCAGGGTAGCAGCATAGCATAAGGCAGGTCAAGTATGGTATGCTCTGTCATGTGTCGCTGCGAGGAAGGCACATGACAGAGCATGACCGCGTCCGGTCCGGCAGGGAAGCAGCCGCTGAGAGCTTCCAGCCCGGGCCCGCAGATCAAGTCGCAGGCAAATGACAAACACAAGCGAAGAGACAGCCCGCATCTTTGAAGAGTACCGCTTCCTGCTCTTCTCCATCGCCTACCGCATGCTAGGCGAGGCCAGCGCAGCCGAGGATATGGTACAGGAAGCCTTTCTACGCTGGCTGCAGGCCGACGAGCAGGCAGTGCAGTCGCCACGTGCCTACCTGACCACGATCATTGTGCGGCTGTGCATCGATCAGCTGCGCTCCGCCCGAGCGCAGCGCGAGGTCTATGTCGGCCCGTGGCTGCCCGAGCCCCTGGCCACAGGCGAGCATCCTGAGCTGGTGGCCACAGCAGAGCTGGCGGAATCGCTCTCCTTCGCCTACCTCCTCATGCTAGAAAAGCTCAGCCCCCGCGAACGGGCAGTCCTCTTGCTGCGCGAGGTCTTTGACTATCAATACCCGGAGATCGCAACCATCCTCGGGACGAATCCGGCAACCTGTCGACAGCTCCTCCACCGCGCCCACCAGCGCCTGGGTCAGCATGAGCGACGCTTCAGCGTCCCACGTGCCCAACAGGAGCAGCTCACGGCCCGTTTCCTACAAGCAACCGCCGAGGGGGATGTCGAGGGATTGCTTGGCTTGCTGACCGACGAGGCCATTTTCGTTGCCGACGGCGGCGGCAAGGTCAAGGCCGCCCTGAAGCCAATCCAGGGAGCGAAGCGCGTGGCACGCGGCATGCTCGGCGCACTGCGCAAGTGGTTCCCGCCGGATCTGCAGCCGCAGCTCGCCGAGGTCAACGGCCAGCCGGCCATCATCGGCCTGGCACAGGGGAAAGCGGTAGGACTGGTCATGCTGGAGCTGGAGCCGCAAGGGGAGCGCATCAGACGGATCTACGGCGTGGTCAATCCCGAGAAATTGGGCTGGCTGACGGAAAGACAGATTCGCACTCTCGCTAGCAGCGACTGGTCCTGACTCCGGGCCAGCCAGACCAGGGCAAGGGCGCTGAAATCACCCCGGAGAGCGGGAGGCCCGGCTGGCCCGGAAACCCCTCCTTTCGCTCAACTCTTCAGCTCAGTGATGCCCTGATAGCGCTGGAAGATGTAATCTTTGAGGCCCTGGAACAGGCTGATATTGGGCATAGCGACTAGATCCCAATAGACCCTCTTCTTGTCTATCTTTTCTATGATCAGAGAGGTATCCCGAAGCGTGAAGGCACGAATCTCGAACCAAAAGAGACTTTTATCTTTCCAGCCCACTTCCTCCCGGTTGAGACGCAAATCGCCAAAGGTCACTGTGTCGCCCCGCTCGAAGGCCGCAATGACCCGGGGGAGGAGATGGTTTCTAATCTGCTCGTCCAGGAGATCGAGTAGCTCCTGCATTTTGACCAAATACAGGTCAAAAATGATCTTTTTACCATCTTGAAACTCCAGTTTATATAAACGCTTGGTTTCAGTGTAATCGACAAGACAATCACCAACAGCGATCATACGCATCTTTTCTCTTACTTCCAGCCAGAGGGCCGTAATCTGTTCCCAGCGCCAGGCAGTCGCACGTCGGCCCCTTTTGTAGACCAATCCCCTATCGTACACATAGAACCCCCATGAGGAGGTGACCTCATGCACGAGTAAGACCAGTGGGGAGAGCAGTAAGGCTGGTATCAGCAACGCACCTGCTGCCAGTAGCACGATGAAAAAGTACTCGCGAAGCAATTCAAGTATATCATCGTGTCTTATAAGTAATATAACAACAAAATATGATAAAAGCAGCCATAGTAACCATCCTGCTATACTCAGGAAACTTCCAAACCAAGTGAGAACCGACGGTCGGTAGTGCTTCTTGGGCAGGCCCAAATCGGCGCTCTGGGCTACCTGCTCCACTTCAAGTGGAACCGAGAGGAGTGACCGCGTCTTCTTCTGGGGAGATGGCAACACCGAGGATCACCTGACCTTCTCTCCTGAAGGCAGCAAGGTTGGCTCTTTGCTGCAGCAAACTACGCTCGCGAGCACTACGGGGGATGTCTACCTATCCTCTTGAGAGAACGAAGGAGCAGCAGTTTTTTCCACCTTCTTCGTGCGATAAGAACTGACTTCCTTATGGCCAGGCACTGTGTGTAGTACAGAGAACAGATGTGACTGAGACTACAAGGGTTAGGACAACGCGCGATCGACTGGTGGCTCCCCCGCCTGCGCCGAGCGCAGCCTCTTCGCGATGGAATCCCCAAGGATATGGAAGACGAGATCGGCGCAAAAGTGGCCCAGCATGGCCGTCTCCAGACCATAGCGCCAGAAGAGGTAGCCGAAGGCGATGCCGACCACGCCGTTCAGGAGAAGAGCCCGCCCGATCAAGAGGGGGGTCAGCCTGGTCAGCGCCGCTGTGGTCGGCAGATGGCCTAGACCAAAAAGCAGAGCCGCCACGACCGCGGCCAACCAGAAGGCACCAGGCGCTGGCTGACCTCCTGGCAGGCGCCAGACAAAGCCGAGCAGCCAGGCGAATAAGGAGAGCAGGAAGAGACGACACAGCAGCTCTTCAGCAATGCCACCGTAAAAGCAGGCCAGGAAACGCTTCCAGAGAGCAGGGATCGGCAAGGCCGTGCGCATGGCCTCCGGTAGCCGAGGCCAGAAAACCACGATCTCCAGGACAAGCAGCAGCGCGGCGGGTCCCAGGCCCAACAGCAGGGCCGGCCCAACAAGCGCCTGCGCTTGCGCCGTCACCGCCTTACCTGCCAGCAGCCCCTCCAGCAAGGGAGCACCCAGGCCAATACGATGGGCAATAGGCAGACCCAGGCCCACCGCTACCACCAGCAGCACACCACTTTGCAACCACTGCAGCAACAGCAGCACCCACAAGGGACGCCGCAGGCGCTCCTGTGCCTGTTTGAAAGCCTGACTATTCAGTTCGAGCAGATAGGGAGTGAGACAGGCAACACTGACGAGTGCCGCTCCGGTCAGGACGGCGAACTCAGCCCAAGGGAAAGAGAAGTTCAACATCGGACCATCTCATCTACGTATTTACAGCAGGTGTTCTAATTATAGCACATAGCAATAGGACCCACCAGGGTAAAGGCACCCATCCAGCGTCACGGCTGCATTTCATCCAAAACCATTAAAGGCGCAAAAGCTGCCCCGGAGGGCAGCGGTAGCGAGGCCGCTGCCGGCTCCGAGACAGCCCAACGAGAGCGGTCCAGCTAGAGGCAGGTAGAAGCCGGCGTCCTGGCCGCTAAACGACGCTGCAGGTCCGCCCGTTCAAGGTGAAGGCTGTTGGACTGGCATTACTGCCGTTCCAGGTTCCATTGAAACCGGGCGCGGAGCCGAGCGTGGTCCCCGGCGGAATAGCGGCATTATATGCCAGATTGGTGATAGTTACTGTGCTCCCCGACTGGGTATAGGAGCCGTTCCAGAGCTGAGTAATTGTCTGACCGCTTGGGAAAGCAAACTGAAGTGTCCAGCCATTGATAGCCGTATTGCCCGTATTGGTAATTGTCAGGCTGGCCGTAAAGCCGCCCGGCCACTGGCTGGTGACAGCATAGTGGATGGAGCAGCTCAGGCCCGCCGCGGCTGTCGGCGTAGGCGTTGGTGTGGCCGGCGCCGTGGTTGCCGTCGGCGTTGGGGCCACCGTTGGCGTCACAGTCGGTCTTGGCGTCGGGCTGGGCGTAGCGGTTGCCGTTGGCGCGGGCGTGGGCGTGGCTGCGCTGCCCGGTGTGAAGACGACCGTCGTCAACGTATAGGGAGCGATCGATATAGTGGGCAAAGGCGAGCCCGAGGCGCTCGTCGAGCTAATGGAGCTGCTCGCAGGACCGTAGGAGTAGACGCGCGCGCTGCTGGCGGCATTGTAGCCATTGAGCGAGAACGTTACCGTGTAGCTATTGCTCGGGTCCTTGTTGATCAGCAGTACTGCCAGGTTACCATTGGCCTGGCGCACCGCATGCGCGGCCACCAGCGCCTGATTAGACGAAGAGGAGACCATCGTATCGCCGGCATTGCCCAGGTACGAGAGCATCTGCAGGCCATAGTAAGCCGGG
Encoded proteins:
- a CDS encoding acetate--CoA ligase; this translates as MKLITPVIERWLEEARENPEAFWSKAAEQLPWFRHWDRTFEWTPPTFRWFIGGETNLSYSALDQHVKRGWGGHTALIYLNERGERRLYTYAQLLHEVERLAAALRGLGIQRGDRITIYLPTFPEAIMLMLAAVRIGAIHLVVFAGFGAQALRDRIEASGSRLVFTADITYRKGKETNLKEIVDAALASGNGSVEHVVVLQRGSQPVTMQAGRDLSWQEFLAQANGQSGSYLPLEANEPAYILATSGTTAKPKLAVHMHGGYQVHIHSMGQWVFGLKPTDVWWSTSDIGWVVGHSYIVYAPLIAGATTLAFEGALDYPTPDVLWQTVEEFAVSGIFTSPTAVRLLMKYGAEPPRRYDLSTLDRVFCAGEVLNAPAWSWLQETVLRNRVPVIDHMWQTETGGPIFGNPYGLGMLPIKPGSATIPLPGIEARVVSPLDGTPLGPGEKGVMVITRPFPGLIPTLWGDPERYARDYWGILPGVYYTGDSAHVDEDGYVWFAGRADEIIKIAGHRIGTIEVETAFLKHPAVAEAGVTGRPDELRGEVIVAFVVLKQDYEPSEELKQELLKTVRTELGPVAVIGELNFVNMLPKTRSGKIMRRVLRAVTLGRDPGDVSTIEDEASVEEARLAWRRLQSDISAR
- a CDS encoding class I SAM-dependent methyltransferase, with product MAEPENTYPIDPENAGELARLMQQDRLLTEGMGGLLPEPGIALPERGRVLDLACGPGGWALELAFRYPKAEVIGVDISRQVIEYARAQAWSRGLENAHFEVMNVMEPLAFEDGSFDLINARLMCAFMLPGAWPKLLAECYRLLKPGGIVRLTETEGPWCSSLATEQYWGLIYEAFKRAGQSFSPNGRRMGITPVLPRLVRQAGFEGVQVRSSIIEWSVGTEAHYAVFKDYLLGFELIQPFLVKMGVATKAELERLYQQAVAEMQQDDFCALWPLVTVWGRKPLAANADEPETKEEGAQPRAEVEG
- a CDS encoding class I SAM-dependent methyltransferase; amino-acid sequence: MAEPENSYPIDPENAGELARLMQQDRLLTEGMGGLLPEPGIRLPERGRVLDLACGPGGWALELAFHYPKAEVIGVDISRQVIEYARAQAWSRGLENAHFEVMNVMEPLAFEDGSFDLINGRLLAGFMLPGAWPKLLAECDRLLKPGGVVRLTETEAPLTTSPAYERFASLVAQALKRAGQSFSADGRHLGITPVLPRLVRKAGFEQVRLRATVVEWSMGTEAHYPVFKDYLLGLELVQPFLVKVGVATREELERLYQQAVAEMQQDDFCALWHLLTVWGYKPLASHE
- a CDS encoding phytoene desaturase family protein; protein product: MQTDIAIVGGGLTGLTAATYLARAGLQVTVFEKAANLGGRAATQVHQGYSLNRGGHALYSGGAATRVLRELGISFHAGSPRGVQALFQERFFAYPGDAVSFLSTTLLNGAEKVELLRLLTRLAILKPRRLAAESAHAWIDAHTRHTRVRQLLLATARTLTYSGNLDLISMEAVVTQLQLSLKRPVLYIDGGWQTLVAELRRAAEQAGAHLQPGTRVATVLQDNGRVRGLELGDGSLYEAQAVLLATEPADVARLVADPLLKQRLAALTPLPVACLDVALQRLPHPERPVSLDLDQPRFYSAQSLFARVAPAGGAVLHAVRYLDPTDPGEAREHERELEALLDLAQPGWRDLVVKRFFLPHLPVMGAVPSASRHGFAGRPEPQVEHIGGLYLAGDWVGHEGYLTDACFASARRAAQLLLAWLGRRAAARHVRVAA
- a CDS encoding RNA polymerase sigma-70 factor, which translates into the protein MTNTSEETARIFEEYRFLLFSIAYRMLGEASAAEDMVQEAFLRWLQADEQAVQSPRAYLTTIIVRLCIDQLRSARAQREVYVGPWLPEPLATGEHPELVATAELAESLSFAYLLMLEKLSPRERAVLLLREVFDYQYPEIATILGTNPATCRQLLHRAHQRLGQHERRFSVPRAQQEQLTARFLQATAEGDVEGLLGLLTDEAIFVADGGGKVKAALKPIQGAKRVARGMLGALRKWFPPDLQPQLAEVNGQPAIIGLAQGKAVGLVMLELEPQGERIRRIYGVVNPEKLGWLTERQIRTLASSDWS
- a CDS encoding DUF6585 family protein, producing MLPSPQKKTRSLLSVPLEVEQVAQSADLGLPKKHYRPSVLTWFGSFLSIAGWLLWLLLSYFVVILLIRHDDILELLREYFFIVLLAAGALLIPALLLSPLVLLVHEVTSSWGFYVYDRGLVYKRGRRATAWRWEQITALWLEVREKMRMIAVGDCLVDYTETKRLYKLEFQDGKKIIFDLYLVKMQELLDLLDEQIRNHLLPRVIAAFERGDTVTFGDLRLNREEVGWKDKSLFWFEIRAFTLRDTSLIIEKIDKKRVYWDLVAMPNISLFQGLKDYIFQRYQGITELKS
- a CDS encoding CPBP family glutamic-type intramembrane protease; translated protein: MLNFSFPWAEFAVLTGAALVSVACLTPYLLELNSQAFKQAQERLRRPLWVLLLLQWLQSGVLLVVAVGLGLPIAHRIGLGAPLLEGLLAGKAVTAQAQALVGPALLLGLGPAALLLVLEIVVFWPRLPEAMRTALPIPALWKRFLACFYGGIAEELLCRLFLLSLFAWLLGFVWRLPGGQPAPGAFWLAAVVAALLFGLGHLPTTAALTRLTPLLIGRALLLNGVVGIAFGYLFWRYGLETAMLGHFCADLVFHILGDSIAKRLRSAQAGEPPVDRALS